From one Rhineura floridana isolate rRhiFlo1 chromosome 4, rRhiFlo1.hap2, whole genome shotgun sequence genomic stretch:
- the LOC133383074 gene encoding signal transducing adapter molecule 1-like yields MPLFTSNPFDQDVEKATSEMNTAEDWGLILDICDKVGQSRTGPKDCLRSIMKRVNHKDPHVAMQALTGHPKVCEKLKALMVEWTDEFKNDPQLSLISAMIKNLKEQGVMFPVIGSQAAEQAKASPALVAKDPGIVANKKEEEDLAKAIELSLKEQRQQQTPLSSLYPSTSSLLTNHKYEGRKVRAIYDFEAAEDNELTFKAGELITVLDDSDPNWWKGETHQGTGLFPSNFVTADLTAEPEMMKAEKKTVQFSDEVQVETIEPEPEPVYIDEDKMDQLLQMLQSADPTDDQPDLPELIHLEAMCHQMEPLIDEKLEDIDRKHSELSELNVKVMEALSLYTKLMNEDPVYSMYSKLQNQQYYMAQSGVSGSQVYPGHPQSNAYLVAGNAQMSHVQAYSFPSEQLPPLNQSTVPPAASSGLPTQPVQTPYTK; encoded by the coding sequence ATGCCGCTCTTCACCAGCAACCCCTTCGACCAGGATGTGGAAAAAGCAACCAGTGAAATGAATACTGCTGAAGACTGGGGGCTCATCTTAGATATTTGTGATAAAGTTGGACAGTCACGAACTGGACCTAAAGATTGTCTTCGGTCTATTATGAAGAGAGTGAACCACAAGGATCCTCATGTTGCTATGCAAGCACTCACTGGTCATCcaaaagtttgtgaaaaattaaaAGCACTCATGGTGGAATGGACAGATGAATTCAAGAACGATCCCCAACTTAGTCTGATATCTGCTATGATAAAGAATCTTAAGGAGCAAGgtgttatgtttccagttatTGGTTCACAGGCTGCAGAACAAGCAAAAGCAAGCCCAGCTCTAGTAGCTAAAGATCCTGGAATAGTAGCAAacaaaaaggaagaggaggaccTAGCTAAAGCCATTGAATTGTCACTTAAGGAACAAAGACAACAACAAACACCGCTTTCCAGTCTTTATCCAAGCACCTCAAGCCTCTTAACAAATCACAAGTATGAGGGCCGAAAGGTTCGGGCTATTTATGACTTTGAAGCTGCTGAAGATAATGAATTAACATTTAAAGCTGGAGAACTTATCACTGTGCTTGATGACAGTGATCCAAACTGGTGGAAAGGTGAAACTCATCAAGGGACAGGATTATTTCCTTCTAATTTTGTAACTGCTGATCTTACTGCTGAACCAGAAATGATGAAAGCCGAGAAGAAAACAGTGCAATTTAGTGATGAAGTTCAAGTTGAAACAATTGAACCAGAGCCTGAACCAGTTTATATCGATGAAGATAAAATGGACCAACTGTTACAAATGTTGCAAAGTGCAGATCCAACTGATGATCAGCCAGACCTCCCGGAGCTGATCCATCTTGAAGCAATGTGCCATCAAATGGAACCTCTCATTGATGAAAAGCTAGAAGACATTGACAGGAAACATTCAGAGCTCTCAGAGCTCAATGTTAAAGTGATGGAGGCACTCTCTTTATATACCAAGTTGATGAATGAGGATCCAGTGTATTCGATGTATTCAAAACTACAAAACCAACAGTATTATATGGCTCAATCTGGTGTTTCTGGCTCTCAGGTTTATCCAGGGCACCCTCAAAGCAATGCATACTTGGTAGCAGGAAATGCACAGATGAGTCATGTTCAAGCTTACAGTTTTCCATCGGAGCAACTTCCGCCTCTGAATCAAAGCACAGTTCCTCCAGCAGCAAGCTCTGGATTACCTACCCAGCCTGTTCAGACACCTTACACAAAGTAA